The Pectobacterium sp. A5351 genome contains the following window.
CCCTGGAGGCGTTGCGCATCGTGTCCGACACGTGCGTGAGTCAGTTCCGCTTCGCTGATGCCGAGTAGCGCAGCCAGATCGCGAGCATATTTACGCGGATGTTCAACTTTAGCCTGAAGGTATTGTTGGTAAATAGACGTCTGCATCTCGTTCGTTCCCTTAATCGTTGTCGTATTGATTATAGCAATGAATGAGAATCATTTTCATGTAACAAAAACGCAACCTCAAGTGAAGTTTTCTTAATAAGTGGAATAAGAGAAATCGTAAGAGGAATTTACGTGCTGCGAGAGTGTGGGAGAGGTGGCGGGAAAAGAGGAAAACGGCTGGCACACGACCGGAGAAGGTGAGTGTGCCAGCGCGTATCGGATTAGAAACGGCTGTCGACGGCGTCTGCCAGACGAGCCAGCAGCGTTTCGGTGTCCTGCCAGCTCAGACAAGGATCGGTAATGGATTGCCCATACGTCAATGCCAGAGGATTGATAGCAGGCTGGTTGCCTTCAATTAAGAAACTTTCCGCCATGATGCCCGCGATGGCACGTGAGCCCGCACAAATTTGCTGGCAGATGTCATCGGCTACATCGAGCTGGCGACGGTGCTGTTTCTGACAGTTGGCATGGCTGAAATCGATCACCAGATGCTCGGGCAGTGAGAACTCACGCAGATGAGCGCAGGCGGCAGCGATGTCTTCCGCGTGGTAATTCGGTTTTTTCCCGCCGCGCATAATAATATGACCAAACGGATTGCCCTGCGTTTTGTAGACCGACATGAAGCCCTGCTTATCCGGCGAAAGGAACATATGCCGGGCACGGGCGGCACGAATGGCATCAACGGCGATACGCGTGTTGCCGTCTGTGCCGTTCTTGAAGCCGACGGGGCAGGACAGCGCCGAGGCCATTTCCCGGTGAATCTGGCTTTCGGTGGTTCTTGCACCAATCGCACCCCAGCTAATCAGGTCGGCAATATATTGGCCGGTGACCATATCGAGGAATTCCGTCGCGGTTGGCAGCCCAAGCTGGTTGACATCCAGCAGCAGACGGCGGGCAATCTCCAGCCCTTCGTTTACCTGAAAGGTGCCATTCAGTGCCGGATCGGAAATGAGTCCTTTCCAGCCTACGACCGTGCGCGGTTTTTCAAAATAGGTGCGCATGACGATTTCCAGTCTGTCCTGATACTGCGTACGTAGCGCAGCCAGACGGCGTGCATAATCTAACGCGCTGTCGGTGTCATGGATCGAGCAGGGGCCAATCACGACGAGCAGGCGAGGATCTTGACCGGTTAGAATGGCTTCAATTTTCTTACGTGACGAGGTGACATTTTCGGCAACGGCAGGGGTAATCGGGAGTCTGGCGAGTAACGTTTGGGGCGTCACCAGACTCTCGATGCGCGCGCTCCGCAGTTCATCTGTTTGTAGCATGTTTTGTCTCTGAATGCGGTCAAGCCGAAAACCTGTCTTTACTGAAAAAGCGTGGACATGATGGGTCTTTCAGACCACGACACTGTTTTCGAATCACGACACTGTTTTCGAATCACAGCAATGTTTTCGAACCACGACAATGTTTTCAGACAGAGTTTTCAGGCTATGTTTCCGACTAAAAGGTTGCTTCGCAGCGGCGAAATGCCGGGAAGTGATGGTGCACACAATAAACGAAATGGCGCACATTACAACCGCATCAGGACAAAAAAACTATCGTGTACTAGTACATTCTTCGACTCATGCCGAGAATGTCGATGATTTTGGCGGAAATTTCCTCAACGGAATAATTGGTCGTATTGAGATATTTAATCTGGTGTTTGCGAAATAGCGCCTCAACTTCGCTCAGCTCCATGCGGCACTGACGCAGCGACGCATAGCGACTATTGCCCCGACGCTCTTCCCGAATGGCTGCCAACCGTTCGGCATCAATGGTGAGCCCGAATAGCTTGTGCTGGAAGGGCTTCAACGCATCGGGTAGGCGCAGGTTGTCCATATCGTCGGCAATAAAAGGATAGTTGGCGGCGCGAATGCCGAATTGCATCGCCAGATACAGGCTGGTCGGCGTCTTGCCACAGCGTGACACGCCCAGCAGAATGACCTGCGCCTGATCGAGATTACGCAGCGAGATGCCATCATCGTGTGCCAGCGTGTAGTCGATGGCCGCAATACGGGCGTCGTATTTGCTCAGATTATTGGCGGTCAAACCATGAGTACGGTTAGCAACCGGCGTAGGCGGCGTGTTCAGTTCTTCCTGCAAAGGGGCAACCAATGCCTGCACGATGTCCTGACAAAACCCTTCACTGCGGGTAATAATGTTACGCACGGTCGGCGTGACGATGGAGTAAAACACCAGCGGACGCACACCGGTTTGGTGATACAACGTATTGATTTGTTCACACACGGCTTTAGCGCGTGCTTCACTTTCAACGAAAGGTAAGGTATAGCTAACGGTGTTCACGGGGAACTGGGACAACACCGCATGACCGAGTACTTCAGCCGTAATGGCTGTACCGTCCGAGACATAAAATACGCTTCTTTCCACATAACCCCCTTGTGATATTTCCGACAGTTCGAACACGTTAACCTCGTCAAAAATTGTGTTTTGCGAATACTTTTATTAAAACGTCATTTCATTATCTTTATGATAAAGAATGCTAATCTTCTACGATATTGGATTTTTACCGCATTAAGCAGTCATCTGCCGTGAAATCAGTTTTTTTTCATAGGTTGATCGATTCACCTATCTATGTTCATCAAAACGCTATGCTAACCTGATTGCGTTGAGGCGATTCTCAACCACACTCTTTCATACCCTAATTGTATGCAGAAAGGATTATTTTCGATGTCCAATAACGGCCCTGATTTGCGTAATGTCCTTTGGTATAACCAGCTCGGTATGCACGACGTTGAAAGGGTGGGAGGCAAAAATGCCTCTCTGGGTGAAATGATCACCAACCTTTCAGGATTGGGCGTAGCCGTTCCCAACGGCTTTGCGACAACGGCGCAGGCGTTTAATGATTTTCTTAATCAAAGTGGGATTAACCAGCGCATTTATGAGCTGCTCGATCGCACCGACATTGACGATCTGAACCAACTGGCTAGCGCCGGTACGCAAATTCGCCAGTGGATTATTGATACGCCATTCCAGCCAGAGCTGGAGCAGGCGATTCATGATGCCTATCAGCAACTGGCCGATGGTGAGAAAGACGCCTCGTTTGCTGTGCGTTCCTCTGCCACGGCAGAAGACATGCCGGATGCGTCCTTTGCGGGTCAGCAGGAAACTTTCCTGAACGTGCAGGGCATCAATGCGGTGATGGTCGCGGTGAAGCACGTGTTTGCATCGCTGTTTAACGATCGCGCGATCTCTTATCGTGTGCATCAGGGCTATGACCACCGCGGCGTGGCGCTGTCGGCGGGCGTACAGCGTATGGTGCGCTCCGATCTGGCGTCTGCGGGCGTGATGTTTACCATCGATACCGAATCTGGTTTTGATCAGGTGGTGTTCATCACCTCGGCTTACGGCTTGGGCGAAATGGTGGTGCAGGGTGCGGTGAACCCGGATGAGTTCTATGTTCACAAGCCGACTTTACAGAACAACAAGCCTGCGATTGTGCGCCGTAATATGGGATCGAAAAAAATCCGTATGGTGTATGCCGCGAGCCAGGAACATGGCAAGCAGGTGCGGATTGAAGATGTGCCAGCAGAGCAAACGACGCGTTTCAGCCTGACGGATGATGAAGTGCAGGCACTGGCGCGTCAGGCGCTGTTGATTGAGAAACACTACGGTCGCCCGATGGACATCGAGTGGGCGAAAGATGGCCACACCGGTAAACTCTATATCGTGCAGGCACGCCCGGAAACGGTTCGTTCCAACGGCCAGGTCATGGAACGCTATCATCTGCCTGCCAGCGGTACCGTGCTGGTGGAAGGCCGTGCGATCGGTCACCGCATCGGTGCGGGCGAAGTCAAAGTGATTCAGGACATCAGCGAGATGCACCTGATCAACGCGGGCGATGTGCTGGTAACCGACATGACCGACCCAGACTGGGAACCGATCATGAAGAAGGCCGCGGCGATTGTGACCAATCGTGGTGGACGCACCTGTCATGCCGCCATTATCGCGCGTGAACTGGGCATCCCTGCCGTTGTGGGCTGCGGTGATGCGACCGAGCGTTTGCGCAAGGGGCAAAAAGTGACCGTTTCTTGTGCGGAAGGCGACACGGGTTATGTGTATCAGGATCTGTTGGACTTCTCCGTGAAGAGCTCACAGATTGATGAAATGCCGGCTTTGCCGCTGAAAATCATGATGAATGTGGGTAACCCTGACCGTGCGTTTGATTTTGCCTGCCTGCCAAACGATGGCGTCGGTCTGGCGCGTCTGGAATTCATCATTAACCGCATGATTGGCGTGCACCCACGTGCACTGCTGGAATTCGATCAACAGACTCCAGAACTGCAACGCGAGATCAAAACGCTGATGCAGGGCTACGACGATCCGGTGGAATTCTATGTCGGCCGTCTGGTGGAAGGGATCGCGACGCTGGCCGCAGCATTCGCACCGAAGCGCGTCATCGTCCGCCTGTCCGATTTTAAATCCAACGAGTACGCCAATCTGGTTGGCGGCGAGCGCTATGAGCCGGAAGAAGAAAACCCAATGCTGGGCTTCCGCGGTGCGGGTCGCTATGTCTCTTCGGACTTCAAAGCCTGCTTTGCGCTGGAGTGTGAAGCGGTTAAGCGCGTGCGTAACGTGATGGGGCTGAAGAACGTCGAGATCATGATCCCGTTTGTTCGTACCGTGGCGCAAGCGGAGGCGGTGATTGCCGAACTGGCGAGTCAGGGTCTGCGCCGTGGCGAAGACGGCCTGAAAATCATCATGATGTGCGAAATTCCGTCCAACGCGCTGCTGGCCGATGAATTCCTGCAACACTTTGATGGTTTCTCCATCGGCTCAAACGACATGACACAGCTGGCGCTGGGGCTGGATCGTGATTCCGGCGTGGTATCGTCGCTGTTTGATGAACGTAATGATGCGGTGAAGGCGCTGCTGTCGATGGCGATTAAAGCCGGCAAGAAACAGGGTAAATACGTTGGTATTTGCGGTCAGGGTCCGTCAGATCACGAGGATTTCGCGCTCTGGCTGATGGAACAGGGCATCGATAGCCTGTCACTTAACCCAGACACCGTGGTGCAAACCTGGCTGAATCTGGCTGAGCACAACTAGTGCTGCGATGAATTTTTAGATATCAATGTATTGTTTTTAAAGTTTTTAGTCGCGTAATAATCGTGCTGAGGTGGGAGTGACTGCCGGGTGAGCGGCAAGGACGCCGCGAAAGCCAGTGCCGCGCAGGGAGCGCGTCAATGGCGGCCCGAGTTGCGGTCACGAACGCCGAAGGTATCGCGTAGCGACACGATTTCGCGAAAAGCCTGGGGTCATGGGGCGGTGGCGATTGAACCGCCCCATGTCGGGCGCGTGCTGCGACAGTTGCAAAAATTGACTGAAGTTAGTGCGCACGAAATTTTCACTGTGGTTACAGAAATTTATTTCCCGGATTTGTGGGGTAACCCTCAATTTCCAGGGACGTATTCACAGCGTCTTTACGATCTATCCATTACCACCGCTCGACCGCTGCTGATCGCAAGCTGTGCTGAAAATCACGGTGCCGCAATCAGGAAGGATTTAAACTGCGGCGTCATTACCGCGCTAAAGCCCTTATCCGTTTTGGTAATCAGATAAACCGCCAGCCCTTGCTGTTCCGCCAGCTTTAACGCTTTCTCCGTGCCCAATACCATCAAACCGGTATCCCAGCCATCGGCTTCCAGTGCGGTCGGAGCAATCACGGTTGCAGAAACCAATTGATGAGTAATCGGTCTGCCCGTCTCGGGATCGATAACGTGAGAATAGCGCTTGTTGTCCTGCTCAAAATAATTTCGGTAGCTGCCGGAGGTGCTAATGGCATAACCCTGCAAATTCACCGCTGCCTGTGCCGCGTTTTCCTGGTCGGTTGGCTTCTGAATTGCTACACGCCACGGCGTCCCTTCGGCGTTCACGCCACGGCTGGAAATCGCGCCACCGACGGAAACCAGATAATTGGTGATCCCTTTACGCGTCATTAACTGCGCAAGAACGTCCGCACCGTACCCTTCACCCAGCGTGGAGAGATCGACATATAAATCCGGGAGATCCTTCTGAATCCATTCTCCTTTTTCGTCGCCGATCAGTTTCAGGTGACGCAACCCAACGTTTTGCCGCGCTAAGTCGATCTGCTGCTGGCTAGGGATGCGCGTCGGCTGCTTCTGCGGGCCGAATCCCCAGAGGTTAACCAATGGGCCAACGGTGATATCCATCGCGCCATGCGTGGCTTTACCGATACGCAGTGCGGCCAGGATGATATCCGCCATGCCGTTGCTGATAGGCTGTGGATCCGTTCCCCGATACTGATTAAAACGCGACAGCGCGGAATCGTCACGGTAGGTGGAAATGTCGTTATTAGCCTGCTCCAGCAGAGCATCGATTTCTCGTTGCAGTTGCGTTTTGTCTTCGGTGACGTCGCCGCTAATTTTTACGCTGTAAAACGTCCCCATCGTTTTACCTTCAATGGTTAACAAGGGGCGCTGTGCTGTCGGTGTTGGATTGTCGCAGGCGGTCAGAAAGCTGAATAAGCCACAGAGTAGTAATCTCTTCGCGGCGAGAGGCGTCATGAAAAACTCCTGAAAAACTGAACTGAGAGTAGGCAGACAGGAGAGTAACAAAAAAGGGAGGAAGCGTAATTGAATGGAAGAGAAATGAAAGGAAAAAAAAGGCCCATCTCAGGGGATGGGCAAAGACTACACACAGCAATTCGTTACTAACTCTGACGAGGAGGAAACCTCATTGACAAACAGGTAGGTTACTACTGGCTCCTGTATTTATCCTATTGATTGTGCTCTATTCAGTCATTAAGAATCATCCTAATAGTTAATGATCTTTTAAGGATTGGGCTCTCAGAGTTTTTATATTGTCAATAATATTGATGCATTAGAGAAATGATATCAAAATTTTTAGGAGGAATCCCTAAGAATAGAAGGTTAATCATTAGTTATTTTTACCTATTGAAAAGGTATGGGAATATACCGCCACAGAGAAATGATGGTGAGAATGGGCAAGGCGCGGGCGGCGCACCGCCCACGGGGAGACGAGATGGTGTTTACCGTCGTTATTCTTGCTTTGATTTGCTGGACGTATTAACGGAGAGGATGCTTTGCGGTTCGGGGATTTCACGCATCCAGGCAAACAGCAGACGATAGGAAACGGCGAGGACGACCGGGCCAATGAACAGCCCAATCATGCCAAAGGCCAGCAATCCGCCAATGACGCCGGAAAGAATCAGCAGCATGGGAAGATCGGCTCCCATCCTGATCAATACTGGACGGATCACGTTATCGATAGTGCCAACGACGCAGCTCCAGACCAGCAAAACTGTGCCCCAGGTGGCATCACCCGTCCAATATAGCCAGATAATGGCAGGAATCAGTACCGGAAGTGGCCCCAACTGCGCCAGACAGGATAGAAACATCAGCACAGTCAGTAGTGTGGTATGGGGAATACCGGACAACCCCAGCCCAATTCCGCCCAGCACCGACTGCACGATAGCGGTAACCACCACGCCTAGCGCGACAGCACGAATCGACTGTGCTGCCAGAATTACAGCAGCATCGCCGCGCTCTTGCCCCAGCCGGATAGCGAAATGTCGCACGGCTTTCGCCACGGCTTCCCCTTTGTAATACAGCAGGGCACTGAAGATCAGCATCAGGGAGCAATGCATCAAAAAGCGCCCGATATTGGCCGCTTGTGCCACCAGCCAGGTCGCTGTTTTACCAAAATAGGGTTGCACCTTGGCGAACAGACCGCTACCGCCGCTTTGCAACAACGTCTGCCAACTGTTGAATAATTTTTCACCGACGAAAGGAATAGACGTCAGCCACTCCAGTGTCGGTGGCGAAAAGTTTTCCTGCCGGGCTCCCCAACTCATTAACGCTGAGCTGTTATCCACTACGCTGCTGACAAGAACGGCAATCGGGACGATAAATAGTAGAATAAGCAGCAGCGTCATGACGATCACGGCCAGAGAACGTCTCCCCCACAATAGCGCCTGAAACTTAATCAGCACTGGCCAGGTGGCAATCACCACCATACACGCCCAGGCGAATCCCAGAATAAAAGGCTGCACCACCCAAAAACAGGCAATTATCATGATGGTAATAAACGCCAGACTGAACAGGATTCTGGCCAGGTCAAATCGTGGCGGCTGAGAATATTTGCTCAATGAATCGTTCCTTAATAGCAAAAGGGAAGGCTGAAGGCGAGCTGGCCTGCGCTAAGTCATGTCATCACCGATCATCATGAGATATTTCCGGGGGTTTTGACAGCCTGCTGAACATTTTGTTGGTGAAACGGCAGTTCGCCAACACGCTGTATGTTTTTGCCGATCCGGGAGCGCACACGATTGCGAAATGTGATAAAACGTGATGTCCCCGATGAAAGGGCGGCTATATACAAATGCTAGTCACTTAAGCATGGCTTTAGGGGAAGCACGGTGATGAGGTTCCCGCAGGGATGCCTCACACCGTGGTAGCCCCGGTATCTCTATCCTTAAGCGATCAAGATTAGGCTATATACCGCGCTTCACAGGCATATCACGACATATTGGCAAACACATCATGTACGGACAGGGTCAAAAAATAATGATCCCACAGATCACGCAATCTCCCGGGCTGGTTCAGCCGGTGCTTAATTTTCTGGAAGCATTGAAGAAAAATGGATTCACGGGCGATACGGCGACCAATTATGCCGATCGTCTGACGATGGCAACGGATAACAGCATCTATCAACTTTTGCCGGATGCGGTGGTTTTCCCCCGTTCAACCGCCGATGTGGCGATGCTATCGCGGCTGGCCGGTGAGGAACGTTTTTCAGGGCTGACGTTCACCCCGCGCGGCGGTGGGACGGGAACGAACGGGCAGGCGCTGAATCGCGGCATCGTGGTCGATATGTCGCGTTATATGAACCGCATTCTGGAAATTAACCCTGAACAGGGGTGGGTGCGCGTCGAGGCTGGCGTCATTAAAGATCAGCTTAACCAGTACCTGAAGCCTTATGGCTATTTCTTTGCGCCAGAGCTGTCGACCAGTAACCGGGCGACGCTGGGTGGCATGATCAATACCGATGCATCGGGGCAAGGTTCATTGGTATATGGCAAGACCTCAGATCATGTGCTGGGGCTGCGTGCGGTTCTGCTGGGCGGCGAGATGCTGGATACGCAGGCGATGCCGGTAGCGCTGGCAGAGAAGCTGGCGTTAGAAGATTCCTCTATCGGTCGCATTTACCATACGGTGCTGCACCGCTGTCGCGAACAGCGCGCGTTGATCATCGACAAATTTCCCAAGCTGAATCGTTTTCTGACGGGTTACGACCTGCGCCATGTGTTTAGCGACGATCTCCAGACCTTTGACCTGACGCGAATTCTGACCGGTGCTGAAGGCACGCTGGCGTTTATCACCGAAGCGAAGCTCGACATCACGCCGTTGCCAAAGATTCGCCGTCTGGTGAATATCAAATATGACTCCTTTAACTCAGCGTTGCGCAATGCGCCGTTCATGGTGGAAGCGAAGGCGCTGTCGGTTGAAACCGTGGACTCGAAGGTATTAAACCTGGCCCGTGAAGATATCGTCTGGCATTCCGTTAGCGAACTGATTACCGATGTGCCTAATCAGGAAATGCTGGGCCTGAATATCGTTGAGTTCGCGGGCGATGATGAAACCTTGATTAACGGGCAGGTTGACGCGCTCTGTCAGGGGCTGGATACGCTGCTGGCGAGCGGAGAAGGCGGGGTGATTGGCTATCAAACCTGTAACGATCTGGCCGGCATCGAACGTATTTATGCCATGCGGAAAAAAGCCGTCGGTCTGCTGGGCAACAGCAAAGGGCTGGCGAAGCCGATTCCGTTTGCGGAAGATACCTGCGTGCCGCCACAGCATCTGGCCGATTACATCGAAGAATTCCGCGCGCTGCTGGACAGCCATAACCTGACGTACGGTATGTTCGGTCACGTGGACGCCGGGGTGCTGCACGTCCGTCCGGCGCTGGATATGTGCGACCCACAGCAGGAAATGCTGATGAAGCAGCTTTCCGATCAGATTGTCGCGCTGACGGCTAAATATGGCGGCCTGCTGTGGGGGGAACACGGCAAAGGCTTCCGCGCCGAGTACAGCCCTGAATTTTTTGGGCCGGAGCTGTATGCCGAACTGCGCCGCATCAAAGCGGCGTTCGATCCAGATAACCGGCTTAATCCTGGGAAGATTTGTGCGCCGCTGGACGTGGATGCGCCGATGATGAAAGTCGATGCGGTCAAGCGCGGCACGTTCGACCGTACGATCCCGCTGACGGTGCGTACGGCGTTCCGTGGCGCGATGGAATGTAACGGTAACGGGCTGTGCTTTAACTTTGATGCCCGTAGCCCAATGTGCCCGTCGATGAAAATCAGCGGCAACCGTATTCATTCGCCGAAAGGCCGTGCGACGCTGGTGCGTGAATGGTTACGCCTGCTGGCAGAGCAGGGCGTCGATCCGGTGGCGTTGGAGAAGGCATTGCCGCAGCAGAAACTGAGCCTGCGGGCGTTTATCCAGAAAACCCGCAATACCTGGCAGGCGAAGCAGGGGGATTACGATTTCTCCCACGAAGTCAAAGAGGCGATGTCGGGCTGTCTGGCGTGTAAAGCCTGTTCAACGCAGTGCCCTATCAAAATTGACGTGCCCGGTTTCCGCTCCCGCTTCCTACAGCTTTATCACACGCGCTATCTGCGTCCGGTTCGTGACTATTTGGTCGCCGGCGTTGAAAGCTATGCACCGCTGATGGCGCGCAGTCCGAAGACGTTTAACTTCTTCCTGAAAATGCCGCTGCTGAATAATCTGAGCCGCAGCCAGATCGGCATGGTTGATTTACCTTTGCTGTCATCGCCGTCGCTGCGCCAGCAGTTTGCCGGACATAGTGGCGTCAACACCACGCTGGAACAGTTGGAACAGTTGCCGGAAGCGGCGCGTCAGCAGTACGTGTTAATTGTGCAGGATCCGTTTACCAGCTATTACGATGCGCAGGTGGTGGCTGATTTCATCCATCTGATCGAAAAACTGAAGCTGAAACCGGTGCTGTTACCGTTCTCACCGAACGGGAAGGCGCAACACATTAAGGGCTTCTTGCAGCGTTTTGCTAAAACTGCGTTAAAGACGGCTGATTTCCTGAATCGCGTGGCTAAACTGGGGATGCCGATGGTAGGCGTCGATCCGGCGTTGGTACTGTGCTATCGCGATGAATACCGTGAAATCCTGGGTGAGAAACGCGGTGATTTCCAGGTGCAACTGGTGCATGAATGGCTGGTGACGGCACTGGCCGACAGCTCGTCGCAGCCTGCCACTGGCGAATCCTGGTATCTGCTGGGACACTGTACGGAAACCACGGCGCTGCCGATCAGTACGAAACAGTGGGCTGATATCTTCTTGCGCTTTGGTGCCAAACTGGAAAATGTCAGCGTCGGATGTTGCGGTATGGCGGGAACCTACGGTCATGAAACCAAAAACCTCGCCAACTCGCAGGGCATTTATGCACTATCCTGGCAACAGGTGTTGCAGAAGTTACCCCAGAAACGCTGCCTGACCACCGGCTATTCATGCCGCAGTCAGGTGAAACGTATGGAAGGCAGCGCATTACGCCATCCGCTACAAGCCCTGCTGGAGATTATCTGATGCTATGGAAACGACAGGTTACGCTTGAGCAACTTAATCAACAGAGTCAGACGTGCATGGTGGGCCATGTCGGTATTCGCTATACCCATATCGCGGATGATGTTCTGGAAGCCGTGATGCCGGTGGATGAACGCACGCGCCAGCCGTTTGGCTTACTCCACGGCGGTGCGTCTGTTGTGCTGGCGGAATCACTGGGTTCCGTCGCGGGCTATTTGTGCTCTGAGGGCGATCAGCAGGTGGTGGGCCTTGAAATCAATGCCAATCATCTGCGAGCCGTGCGCGAAGGTGAAGTGCGTGGCGTGTGCCGCGCGCTGCACGTTGGCCGCCGTAGCCAAGTGTGGCAGATTGAGATTTTTGATAATCAGAATCGCCTGTGCTGCATTTCTCGTCTGACAACATCGGTTATTACACCGTAAACACAGAGCAAACACCGAACCAGACTGCCAGCCGGTCTGGTTCGGTTATTCAGGGAAGAAAAGGCACGCGCTTAACGAAGTCGGTCTGAAACGCGGTGGCTTTATCCCATGAACCTTGCATGCTTAGCTGATGGCAAATCGACTTCAGCGTGTTACGGGCAAAGTAGTAGCTTTGCACCCGAAAGAGGTGGCAACGCCCTTCATTATTGATCTCTTTAATCAACCGATTGTGTAGCTTGACCAGCGCATGCAGATAGCTGTCGTCATCGCCATTTCTCAGACAGAGTTCAACCATGTCCATGCAGACGTTATGATAGCGACGTAAATGGTCAATATTGCTTCCGGGGCGATTCAGGCGCGCTTCCGCCATGTAAAAATCAACGGTGGCATCGCGAATCTGGAATTTATATTCGT
Protein-coding sequences here:
- the menI gene encoding 1,4-dihydroxy-2-naphthoyl-CoA hydrolase — translated: MLWKRQVTLEQLNQQSQTCMVGHVGIRYTHIADDVLEAVMPVDERTRQPFGLLHGGASVVLAESLGSVAGYLCSEGDQQVVGLEINANHLRAVREGEVRGVCRALHVGRRSQVWQIEIFDNQNRLCCISRLTTSVITP
- the ydiJ gene encoding D-2-hydroxyglutarate dehydrogenase YdiJ, which translates into the protein MIPQITQSPGLVQPVLNFLEALKKNGFTGDTATNYADRLTMATDNSIYQLLPDAVVFPRSTADVAMLSRLAGEERFSGLTFTPRGGGTGTNGQALNRGIVVDMSRYMNRILEINPEQGWVRVEAGVIKDQLNQYLKPYGYFFAPELSTSNRATLGGMINTDASGQGSLVYGKTSDHVLGLRAVLLGGEMLDTQAMPVALAEKLALEDSSIGRIYHTVLHRCREQRALIIDKFPKLNRFLTGYDLRHVFSDDLQTFDLTRILTGAEGTLAFITEAKLDITPLPKIRRLVNIKYDSFNSALRNAPFMVEAKALSVETVDSKVLNLAREDIVWHSVSELITDVPNQEMLGLNIVEFAGDDETLINGQVDALCQGLDTLLASGEGGVIGYQTCNDLAGIERIYAMRKKAVGLLGNSKGLAKPIPFAEDTCVPPQHLADYIEEFRALLDSHNLTYGMFGHVDAGVLHVRPALDMCDPQQEMLMKQLSDQIVALTAKYGGLLWGEHGKGFRAEYSPEFFGPELYAELRRIKAAFDPDNRLNPGKICAPLDVDAPMMKVDAVKRGTFDRTIPLTVRTAFRGAMECNGNGLCFNFDARSPMCPSMKISGNRIHSPKGRATLVREWLRLLAEQGVDPVALEKALPQQKLSLRAFIQKTRNTWQAKQGDYDFSHEVKEAMSGCLACKACSTQCPIKIDVPGFRSRFLQLYHTRYLRPVRDYLVAGVESYAPLMARSPKTFNFFLKMPLLNNLSRSQIGMVDLPLLSSPSLRQQFAGHSGVNTTLEQLEQLPEAARQQYVLIVQDPFTSYYDAQVVADFIHLIEKLKLKPVLLPFSPNGKAQHIKGFLQRFAKTALKTADFLNRVAKLGMPMVGVDPALVLCYRDEYREILGEKRGDFQVQLVHEWLVTALADSSSQPATGESWYLLGHCTETTALPISTKQWADIFLRFGAKLENVSVGCCGMAGTYGHETKNLANSQGIYALSWQQVLQKLPQKRCLTTGYSCRSQVKRMEGSALRHPLQALLEII